One Candidatus Sulfurimonas baltica DNA segment encodes these proteins:
- a CDS encoding NAD(P)/FAD-dependent oxidoreductase: MSKHVVIIGGGYGGLRAIEFLDKYEDVKLTLIDKNPYHYLQTEAYGYVAGRFNMHDIAINLSSWCSGFKEKVRFIHKEVTTIDFDKQNIDLGNMEIAYDYLIIATGAQTNFFSFINGLKEHSYGVKNLKRAYSFRQKFEDIIYKKLLNTKETNDGEVNIVIGGAGLSGVEIAAEMAHVINVHSKTIGEAAKDIKIYLVDASETILPGMGKYTISNTKKRLEKLDVIILTNTFISSLDDSCIYFRDGEKLNYSFMVFTGGIKATKLNTTINHDKNRVDQLIPDSQLNIQGKKNVFALGDCVEVRDRNGNILPPTAQIAEKSAEYVAKTIRKRIDGNQAKPFNGSVSGVFVALGGNYAVGEMFKFLKVKGYKAYLLKKAITSAYHFGLRLRINSGFKNRIKEM, from the coding sequence TTGAGCAAACATGTAGTTATAATAGGTGGCGGGTATGGTGGTCTTCGCGCCATAGAGTTTTTAGATAAATATGAAGATGTAAAGTTAACACTAATTGACAAAAATCCATATCACTATCTTCAAACTGAAGCTTACGGCTATGTTGCTGGAAGATTTAATATGCATGATATTGCTATTAACCTAAGCAGTTGGTGTAGTGGTTTTAAAGAAAAAGTTCGTTTTATACATAAAGAAGTGACAACAATAGATTTTGACAAGCAGAATATAGATTTAGGTAATATGGAAATAGCTTATGATTATCTAATAATTGCAACAGGTGCCCAAACTAACTTTTTTTCATTTATAAATGGTCTAAAAGAGCATAGCTATGGTGTAAAAAATTTAAAAAGAGCCTATTCATTCAGGCAAAAATTTGAAGATATCATATATAAAAAGCTACTAAATACAAAAGAGACAAATGATGGTGAAGTAAATATTGTCATTGGAGGGGCAGGACTAAGTGGAGTTGAGATTGCTGCTGAGATGGCACATGTAATAAATGTTCACAGCAAAACAATTGGTGAAGCGGCAAAGGATATTAAAATATATCTTGTTGATGCAAGTGAAACTATACTTCCAGGAATGGGCAAATATACTATCTCTAATACAAAAAAAAGATTAGAAAAACTCGATGTAATAATTCTTACTAATACTTTTATAAGCTCTCTTGATGACTCATGCATATACTTTAGAGATGGTGAAAAATTAAACTACTCGTTCATGGTTTTTACCGGGGGGATTAAAGCAACAAAGCTAAACACTACAATCAATCATGACAAAAACAGAGTTGATCAGCTTATCCCAGATTCACAGCTGAACATACAAGGCAAAAAGAATGTGTTTGCTTTAGGTGATTGCGTAGAGGTTCGAGACAGAAATGGCAATATTCTTCCACCCACAGCGCAAATAGCAGAAAAAAGTGCAGAGTATGTAGCAAAAACAATCAGAAAAAGAATAGATGGCAATCAAGCAAAACCATTTAACGGAAGTGTCTCTGGTGTTTTTGTTGCACTTGGCGGCAACTATGCTGTAGGAGAGATGTTTAAATTTTTAAAAGTAAAAGGCTACAAAGCCTATTTGCTTAAAAAAGCAATAACAAGCGCGTATCATTTTGGACTTCGACTACGTATAAACAGCGGTTTTAAAAACAGAATAAAAGAGATGTAG
- a CDS encoding sulfate/molybdate ABC transporter ATP-binding protein: MIKININKNLHGSQADMLLDVNLEIKSGDFIALSGKSGSGKTTLLRILAGLETASGNLHVDDRVWLSESFNLAVQKREIGFVFQDYALFENMSVLENLLYVQKDKKLAQHLLHVTELSELKNRAPSTLSGGQKQRVALCRAMMKRPKLLLLDEPLSALDSTMRTKLQNEILALHKEFKTTTIMVSHDPSEIYRLASRVIVLEHGKIINDGTPKDILLRTSGSQKFSFEGELLEIKKVDVIFIAIIAIGQQLVEIVVTQDEAKSLRVGDLVSVSTKAFSPTIKQSKL; encoded by the coding sequence ATGATAAAAATAAACATAAATAAAAACCTTCACGGCTCTCAGGCAGATATGCTTTTAGACGTAAACCTTGAGATTAAAAGTGGTGATTTTATAGCACTTAGCGGGAAAAGCGGAAGTGGAAAAACAACACTTTTGCGTATCTTAGCAGGGCTTGAGACGGCGAGTGGAAATCTACATGTAGATGACAGAGTATGGTTAAGTGAAAGTTTCAATCTTGCAGTACAAAAAAGAGAGATTGGTTTTGTTTTTCAAGACTACGCCCTGTTTGAAAACATGAGTGTTTTAGAGAATCTTTTATATGTTCAAAAAGACAAAAAGCTAGCGCAACATCTTCTACATGTAACAGAACTCAGCGAGTTAAAGAACAGAGCTCCAAGCACTCTAAGCGGTGGACAAAAACAGAGAGTGGCACTTTGTCGTGCGATGATGAAGCGGCCAAAACTTCTTCTTTTAGATGAGCCTCTCTCCGCCCTTGACTCTACCATGAGGACAAAACTTCAAAATGAGATACTTGCACTTCATAAAGAGTTTAAAACTACTACAATTATGGTTAGCCATGACCCAAGCGAGATTTATAGACTTGCTTCAAGAGTAATAGTGCTCGAGCATGGAAAAATTATAAACGATGGAACTCCAAAAGATATACTCCTTCGTACATCAGGAAGCCAAAAATTCTCATTTGAAGGGGAGCTTCTAGAGATAAAAAAGGTTGATGTTATTTTCATTGCAATTATAGCTATAGGTCAGCAGTTGGTTGAGATAGTTGTTACTCAAGATGAAGCTAAGAGTTTAAGAGTTGGTGATTTGGTCAGTGTCAGCACGAAAGCTTTCAGCCCGACAATCAAGCAAAGTAAGCTGTAA
- the modB gene encoding molybdate ABC transporter permease subunit, translating to MIEILQNLEFTPFLLSFKLAGITTFILFILCLPLAWYLSQTRSKAKPFLEAITALPIVLPPSVLGFYILYALSYNSPIGAFFKEFFGVDLVFNFTGLVVASCFYSLPFMVQPLQSGFESINKNMLEASYISGKSKFETIFRVALPNIKPALITAIIVTFAHTVGEFGVVLMVGGSIPAETKVASVAIYEMVEIMDYSSAHIYSAIMVIMSFLVLLGVYTFNHKQKFSGFIK from the coding sequence ATGATTGAGATTTTACAAAATCTAGAGTTCACACCTTTTTTACTCTCTTTTAAACTAGCAGGCATTACAACTTTCATACTTTTTATTTTATGTTTGCCACTAGCTTGGTACCTTTCGCAAACCCGCTCAAAAGCAAAACCTTTTTTAGAAGCTATTACTGCTCTACCGATAGTTCTTCCACCTTCTGTTTTAGGTTTTTATATACTTTATGCCCTCTCATACAACTCACCTATAGGGGCTTTTTTTAAAGAGTTTTTCGGTGTTGACTTAGTTTTTAACTTTACAGGGCTAGTAGTTGCAAGTTGTTTTTATTCTCTCCCCTTTATGGTTCAGCCTCTACAGAGCGGTTTTGAATCTATAAACAAAAACATGCTTGAAGCCTCATATATCAGCGGTAAAAGTAAGTTTGAGACTATTTTTAGAGTAGCTCTTCCAAATATAAAACCGGCTCTTATAACGGCAATTATTGTAACCTTTGCCCATACAGTCGGTGAGTTTGGAGTAGTTCTTATGGTTGGGGGAAGTATTCCAGCAGAGACAAAAGTTGCTTCGGTTGCAATCTATGAGATGGTTGAGATTATGGACTACTCATCTGCTCATATATACAGTGCGATTATGGTTATTATGAGCTTTTTAGTTTTGCTTGGTGTTTATACTTTTAACCATAAACAAAAATTTTCCGGGTTTATAAAATGA
- a CDS encoding TOBE domain-containing protein: MNTFTAEVKKIDSVDNLTIVKFDFDGVALSMMSLELNSSVKVGANVKLSTKPTHVAIAKAFGGEVSYSNQLPAKILHVENGELLSSITLQVKSTILESIITRESSQRMSLHVGDEVTAFIKANELSVLEILND, translated from the coding sequence GTGAATACATTTACAGCAGAAGTTAAAAAAATAGATAGTGTCGATAACCTCACTATAGTCAAGTTTGATTTTGATGGTGTAGCGCTCAGTATGATGAGTTTAGAACTAAACAGCAGTGTGAAAGTTGGAGCTAATGTAAAACTTAGTACAAAACCTACACATGTAGCAATCGCAAAAGCATTTGGCGGAGAAGTCTCTTATTCAAACCAACTACCTGCAAAAATTCTACATGTAGAAAATGGAGAACTCTTAAGTAGCATAACATTGCAGGTAAAGAGCACAATTTTAGAGTCTATAATCACAAGAGAATCAAGCCAGAGAATGTCACTACATGTAGGTGATGAAGTTACTGCATTTATAAAAGCAAATGAGCTTTCTGTTTTGGAAATTTTAAATGATTGA
- the modA gene encoding molybdate ABC transporter substrate-binding protein, translating into MKYILLLIFISITSLSYADIKVAVAANVSYAIDDLIKEFNKTNPKTKVTITLGSSGKLTAQISNGAPYDLFMSANMKYPNKLYEKKLTSSKPAVYAQGSLALFSIKNLDFSKGIELLKYSEISRIAVANPKTAPYGKAAFEAFKNANLLEDIKSKFVYGESVSQTLSYTVTATDIGVVAKSSLYSPQLTMYKKGINWVEVDSKLYTPIDQGVVMIKNSSEAKAFYDFILSQSAKKIFKNYGYKTE; encoded by the coding sequence GTGAAGTATATATTATTACTTATTTTCATATCTATTACTTCACTGAGTTATGCTGATATAAAAGTTGCTGTTGCGGCAAATGTAAGCTACGCAATAGATGATTTGATAAAAGAGTTTAACAAAACCAATCCGAAGACTAAAGTAACCATAACGCTTGGAAGCAGTGGAAAACTTACAGCACAGATAAGCAACGGTGCTCCATATGATTTGTTTATGTCTGCAAATATGAAATATCCGAATAAGCTTTACGAGAAGAAACTCACTAGTAGTAAACCTGCTGTTTATGCTCAAGGTTCTCTTGCACTTTTTAGCATTAAAAATTTAGATTTTTCCAAAGGGATAGAGTTATTAAAATATAGTGAAATCTCAAGAATAGCAGTAGCAAATCCAAAAACCGCCCCTTATGGAAAAGCAGCTTTTGAAGCTTTTAAAAATGCCAACTTACTTGAAGATATAAAGAGTAAATTTGTTTACGGGGAGTCTGTTTCACAAACACTCTCTTACACTGTTACTGCAACTGACATTGGAGTTGTTGCGAAGTCATCACTATACTCTCCTCAATTGACAATGTATAAAAAAGGCATAAATTGGGTTGAAGTTGACTCAAAACTATACACACCAATAGATCAGGGTGTTGTTATGATTAAAAATTCTTCTGAGGCAAAAGCCTTTTATGATTTTATTTTAAGTCAAAGTGCCAAAAAAATCTTTAAAAATTACGGATACAAAACAGAGTGA
- the aguB gene encoding N-carbamoylputrescine amidase, whose product MVKVSAIQMSMGEDKKANVHKAEQLVKEAVKNGAQIVLLPELFEGLYFCKDMDEKYFSWATPRENNKLIQRFSDLAKELHVVILVSYFEKSKDDYFNSLVVVDADGKVMDNYRKTHIPDGPGYEEKFYFKPGDTGFKVYETTYGKIGVGICWDQWFCETARALTLMGAEIIFYPTAIGSEPEIGLDSKEHWQRVQMGHAATNTVPVVVANRIGEEAGESCSLSFYGSSFITDYTGAKVAEASRDKQEIIYAEIDLIENAQQREYWGLLRDRKPEMYKNIC is encoded by the coding sequence ATGGTTAAAGTAAGCGCAATTCAGATGAGTATGGGCGAAGATAAAAAGGCTAATGTTCATAAAGCAGAGCAGTTGGTTAAAGAGGCTGTAAAAAACGGTGCGCAGATTGTCCTTTTACCGGAACTGTTTGAGGGTTTGTATTTTTGTAAAGATATGGATGAAAAATACTTTTCATGGGCAACGCCTAGAGAGAATAACAAATTAATACAACGCTTTAGTGACTTGGCAAAAGAGCTACATGTAGTTATATTAGTTAGCTATTTTGAAAAAAGCAAAGATGATTATTTTAACTCTCTAGTGGTCGTAGATGCCGATGGAAAAGTTATGGATAACTACCGCAAGACTCATATACCGGACGGTCCGGGTTATGAAGAGAAGTTCTACTTTAAGCCGGGAGATACCGGTTTTAAAGTTTATGAAACAACTTACGGCAAGATAGGTGTGGGAATTTGCTGGGATCAGTGGTTTTGTGAAACAGCAAGAGCCTTGACGCTTATGGGTGCAGAAATAATATTTTATCCCACAGCAATAGGGAGTGAACCAGAAATAGGGCTTGACTCAAAAGAGCATTGGCAGAGAGTTCAAATGGGACATGCCGCTACAAATACCGTTCCTGTTGTGGTTGCCAACCGCATAGGCGAAGAGGCGGGGGAGAGTTGCAGTTTGAGTTTTTACGGCTCATCTTTTATAACCGACTATACAGGTGCTAAAGTGGCAGAGGCCAGCAGAGACAAACAAGAGATAATCTATGCAGAGATAGATTTGATAGAAAATGCACAACAAAGGGAATATTGGGGTTTGCTAAGAGATAGAAAACCTGAGATGTACAAAAATATCTGCTAA
- a CDS encoding J domain-containing protein — translation MKIVLRNNLILITTEFDTLNAKWMREFLSHHSRGMLFLPKAVLVFRNETLKEVREEFLSQLSQHHAKINEFSHEFFLRSMLKYGTQPIKIELNKLQEPEVVQVNLYAYDKDTVLISLLYPNSWVVNYLRSQLEVYVERGTDISLVIDVSDYKAKSRLERALNKRHILHYQIQYTYDNHFMSKLYSDFANFSFGDLCKAEEDKENIHLYTVLECPVGASQDALKKSYKKLAKVYHPDKIVHETPHMVRRYTQKFQLLQEAYTALRISS, via the coding sequence ATGAAAATTGTTTTGCGCAATAATCTTATTCTCATCACTACGGAATTTGATACGTTAAATGCAAAGTGGATGAGAGAGTTCTTAAGTCATCACTCCCGTGGTATGCTTTTTCTGCCAAAAGCAGTTCTAGTATTTAGAAATGAAACATTAAAAGAAGTTAGAGAAGAGTTTTTAAGCCAATTAAGCCAGCATCATGCCAAAATAAATGAGTTTTCACATGAGTTTTTCTTGCGCTCAATGCTTAAGTACGGAACACAACCCATAAAAATTGAGTTAAATAAACTTCAAGAACCCGAAGTAGTTCAGGTAAACCTGTATGCTTACGATAAAGATACAGTTTTAATATCTTTGCTTTATCCAAACTCATGGGTTGTTAACTATCTCCGCTCTCAACTAGAGGTTTATGTTGAAAGAGGCACAGATATCTCTTTGGTTATAGACGTTTCAGACTACAAAGCAAAAAGTAGACTAGAGCGTGCTCTTAACAAACGCCATATTCTTCATTACCAGATTCAATATACTTATGATAATCACTTTATGAGCAAGCTTTACAGTGATTTTGCAAATTTTAGTTTTGGTGATTTATGTAAAGCCGAAGAAGATAAAGAAAATATCCACCTATACACAGTGTTGGAGTGTCCGGTAGGGGCAAGTCAGGATGCACTTAAAAAGAGCTATAAAAAATTAGCCAAAGTTTACCATCCAGATAAAATAGTCCATGAAACTCCTCACATGGTAAGGCGTTACACGCAAAAATTTCAGCTTTTACAAGAGGCGTATACCGCTCTTAGAATTAGCAGTTAA
- a CDS encoding DUF234 domain-containing protein, with amino-acid sequence MLDNTLLEQFRSFYIRNFPDDMETQIDYFAVFGGFGREIDTTKPIDFLIQELILENFQKLNKEIEELTNQNKEYTRLLRALAVGDRRIFSAFNRARLNNQNGGIALNHLQDKGLIQIEYSREEPAKSLNPKGKVKREVAKHRISHKVLFTYPFIRFWFYFIVPHAREIAQGDYDKFLKDFELKQNSYTSLVFEELSEVLLNYNLRDSQILSSGSYWDANVEIDILTITSDEKVYVAECKWTNHKVNKSELNKIKEKCEKLEIDPDQIIFFSKRGFSKELKQYEGKKLALYRSEDFEALVKNAKEHELIKELFSS; translated from the coding sequence ATGTTAGATAATACACTTTTAGAACAATTTCGTTCATTTTATATAAGAAACTTTCCAGATGACATGGAAACGCAGATTGATTACTTCGCAGTATTTGGTGGCTTTGGTCGAGAAATAGACACGACAAAGCCGATTGACTTTTTAATCCAAGAGTTAATATTGGAAAATTTTCAAAAGTTAAACAAAGAGATAGAAGAGCTTACCAATCAAAACAAAGAATATACAAGATTGCTTCGAGCACTTGCTGTTGGGGACAGAAGAATATTCTCCGCTTTTAACAGAGCCAGATTAAACAATCAAAATGGTGGCATTGCTCTTAATCATCTCCAAGACAAAGGTTTAATCCAGATTGAGTACTCAAGAGAGGAACCTGCAAAGAGTCTAAATCCAAAAGGTAAAGTAAAACGAGAGGTTGCAAAACATAGAATCTCGCATAAAGTTCTCTTTACATACCCTTTTATAAGATTTTGGTTTTATTTTATAGTTCCACATGCAAGAGAGATAGCTCAGGGTGATTATGATAAATTTTTAAAAGATTTTGAGCTTAAGCAAAACAGTTATACAAGCCTAGTTTTTGAGGAACTCTCAGAGGTGCTTCTTAATTATAACCTCAGAGATTCACAGATTTTAAGTTCAGGCAGTTACTGGGATGCAAATGTAGAAATTGATATATTGACTATTACCAGTGATGAAAAAGTTTATGTTGCTGAGTGCAAATGGACAAATCATAAGGTAAATAAATCAGAGTTAAATAAGATAAAAGAGAAGTGTGAAAAACTTGAGATTGACCCTGACCAAATAATTTTCTTCTCTAAAAGAGGTTTTTCTAAGGAGTTGAAACAGTATGAGGGGAAAAAGCTGGCTCTATACAGGTCTGAAGACTTTGAAGCACTGGTTAAAAATGCTAAAGAGCATGAGCTGATAAAAGAGCTCTTTAGCTCATAA
- a CDS encoding Y-family DNA polymerase, with protein MKIHIDIDCFFVSAARIQDPSLERKAVAIGGRSDTKIFTKDAKKQTVNFENSGSFVPTFYKAYEKSDDDLNAFKDSDGRVRGILTTSSYEARAYGVKTAISIKEALGLCPQLIIKAPNMSLYQKLSHELHEFLQSKIPLIEQASIDEFYGDLSGWVEDVDIPRFIDDLRHEIKEVIKLPVSIGAANTRYIAKLATTAAKPFGCKIIQPYELDNFINKIPVSEFAGIGKSMKEKLRSAQIHTLGDLKSRRGTVESWGPYAKELYARVSGISDAPIQTKHKRKSIGISRTFDPIFDRYELKRRVHVLARHLSFAILKLNVIPTVFHLSLSYEMNQKSHKNISLCEIFTEKKFDSLCLTLFNETDIHKRLHVIRISINCSSFTRDSKKELSLIGFADESKMKKLTEHSQQIREKYGINMLKWGSEM; from the coding sequence ATGAAAATACATATAGATATAGACTGCTTTTTTGTGAGTGCTGCCAGAATACAAGACCCTTCTCTTGAACGTAAAGCTGTTGCAATTGGCGGGAGAAGTGATACCAAAATCTTTACAAAAGATGCTAAAAAACAGACGGTAAATTTTGAGAACTCCGGGAGCTTTGTACCAACTTTTTATAAGGCTTATGAAAAGAGCGATGATGATTTAAATGCTTTTAAAGATTCAGACGGAAGAGTTCGCGGCATACTTACAACTTCGAGCTATGAAGCAAGGGCTTACGGCGTAAAAACTGCAATTAGCATAAAAGAAGCTTTGGGTCTGTGTCCTCAACTGATTATAAAAGCACCCAATATGTCACTTTACCAAAAACTCTCTCATGAACTTCATGAGTTCTTACAATCAAAGATTCCGCTTATTGAACAGGCAAGCATAGATGAGTTTTACGGAGATTTAAGCGGCTGGGTTGAAGATGTGGACATACCACGTTTTATAGATGATTTGCGTCATGAGATTAAAGAGGTTATAAAACTCCCTGTTTCTATAGGCGCGGCAAATACAAGATATATAGCAAAACTAGCTACTACTGCCGCAAAACCTTTTGGGTGTAAAATCATTCAACCCTATGAGCTCGATAATTTTATAAACAAAATACCAGTTAGTGAGTTTGCAGGTATTGGAAAGAGCATGAAAGAGAAACTTCGTTCGGCACAGATTCATACTTTGGGTGATTTAAAAAGCAGACGTGGAACTGTTGAGTCTTGGGGACCTTATGCAAAAGAGTTATACGCAAGAGTTAGCGGAATCAGCGATGCACCGATTCAGACAAAACATAAAAGAAAATCCATAGGAATTTCTCGTACATTTGACCCCATTTTTGACAGATATGAGTTAAAAAGAAGAGTGCATGTACTTGCTCGTCACTTAAGTTTTGCAATATTAAAACTAAATGTTATTCCAACAGTTTTTCATCTCTCCTTATCTTATGAGATGAATCAAAAATCGCACAAAAATATAAGCCTGTGTGAAATATTTACCGAAAAAAAGTTTGATTCTCTATGTTTAACACTTTTTAATGAAACAGATATACACAAGAGACTACATGTAATAAGAATCAGTATAAACTGCTCAAGTTTTACGAGAGATTCAAAAAAGGAGTTATCACTTATCGGCTTTGCTGATGAGAGCAAAATGAAGAAACTGACAGAGCACTCACAGCAAATAAGGGAGAAATACGGAATAAATATGTTGAAATGGGGAAGCGAAATGTAG
- the nfo gene encoding deoxyribonuclease IV, whose protein sequence is MSNKFVGAHTSASGGVFNAVKHAQEIGAKAFALFTKNQKQWVAKDLDGETIEKFKHALEQSGILPKHVLPHDSYLINLGNPEAEKLEKSRAAFIDELQRCELLGLDKLNFHPGSHLVKVGKKDKENADVMREIEDKCLDTIAESINIALDKTSGVSAVLENTAGQGTNLGWRFEHLAHIIDKVEDKSRIGVCIDTCHMFTAGYDIRTRDVYEKTWSEFEKIVGFKYLMGMHINDSKPPLGSHVDRHHSLGKGEIGLDAFRFIMNDERMDDIPLILETIDSDIWKEEIELLYSFEN, encoded by the coding sequence ATGAGTAATAAATTTGTAGGAGCACATACAAGTGCAAGCGGTGGAGTTTTTAATGCAGTGAAACATGCGCAGGAGATAGGAGCAAAGGCATTTGCACTTTTTACCAAGAACCAAAAGCAGTGGGTAGCCAAAGATTTAGACGGCGAGACAATAGAGAAGTTTAAACATGCACTTGAGCAAAGCGGCATTTTACCTAAGCATGTATTGCCTCATGACTCATATCTTATAAATCTTGGAAATCCAGAGGCTGAAAAACTTGAAAAATCAAGAGCCGCATTTATAGACGAACTGCAAAGATGCGAGCTTCTTGGGCTTGACAAACTTAATTTTCACCCGGGAAGCCATCTTGTTAAAGTTGGTAAAAAAGATAAAGAGAACGCAGATGTGATGCGAGAGATTGAAGATAAATGCCTTGATACTATTGCAGAGTCCATAAATATAGCTCTTGATAAAACAAGCGGTGTGAGTGCAGTGCTTGAGAACACAGCAGGGCAGGGAACTAATCTTGGCTGGAGGTTTGAACATTTAGCTCATATTATCGATAAAGTTGAGGATAAGTCCAGAATCGGAGTCTGCATAGATACATGCCATATGTTTACAGCAGGCTACGATATAAGAACAAGAGATGTATATGAGAAAACTTGGAGCGAGTTTGAAAAAATAGTAGGTTTTAAATACCTGATGGGTATGCATATAAATGACTCAAAACCGCCTTTGGGCTCACATGTAGACAGACACCACTCTTTAGGAAAAGGCGAAATCGGACTTGATGCATTTAGATTTATAATGAATGATGAGAGGATGGATGATATTCCGCTTATTCTTGAGACGATAGATAGCGATATTTGGAAAGAGGAGATAGAGCTTCTCTACTCTTTTGAAAATTAA
- a CDS encoding OmpP1/FadL family transporter has product MKKLLLISLAASSALMAGGYKIPETSLNAVALSAANVAHSNGADAAYYNPANMAFMKDEDVMEVNLMYVGLSDINYQATGVDINAKKEHFLIPSLHYVSSAINGLRFGLSLFSPAGLSKRWDAAPAVYTAEEFTLQIVEINPTVAYSITDKLAVAVGLRALYSKGVVKSTSPISSRDLEGDAIDFGYNLALSYKPTKELELAVTYRSNIDLSVEGDADLSFTDATNAFGGGAGAIYTSTSSATVSVPVSALLNIAVAYTLPTKTTVEFVYEKNYWSSYSELDFNYGASVNPVTDYVFGASITKNWKDTTVYRLGVTQDLDKLTLMAGVVIDETPIPDNTLSFESPDSDSISVSFGGRYQIDEKMNIGLAALYSMKDDRDIASGELTDSNVLIISAGLEYKF; this is encoded by the coding sequence ATGAAAAAACTTCTTTTAATCTCCTTAGCTGCGAGTTCAGCTTTAATGGCAGGCGGGTATAAAATACCCGAAACTTCACTCAATGCCGTAGCTTTAAGTGCTGCGAATGTTGCACACTCCAATGGGGCAGATGCAGCCTACTACAATCCAGCAAATATGGCTTTTATGAAAGATGAAGATGTCATGGAAGTCAATCTTATGTATGTCGGTCTTAGTGATATTAATTATCAAGCTACAGGCGTGGATATAAATGCTAAAAAAGAGCATTTTCTTATTCCATCGCTTCACTATGTTTCATCAGCTATAAATGGTCTTCGTTTTGGTTTAAGTCTGTTTTCTCCAGCAGGATTATCAAAAAGATGGGATGCTGCTCCAGCAGTTTATACAGCAGAAGAGTTTACTCTTCAAATAGTTGAGATAAATCCAACAGTTGCTTATTCTATAACTGATAAATTAGCAGTAGCCGTTGGGCTGAGAGCTTTATATTCTAAAGGTGTAGTTAAAAGTACATCACCAATATCTTCAAGAGACCTAGAAGGGGATGCTATAGATTTTGGGTACAACTTAGCACTTTCATACAAGCCAACTAAAGAGCTAGAGTTAGCCGTAACTTATCGCTCAAATATTGATTTAAGCGTAGAAGGTGATGCAGACTTGTCTTTCACTGATGCAACTAATGCTTTTGGTGGTGGTGCAGGTGCTATTTATACTTCTACTAGTAGTGCAACTGTCTCTGTTCCTGTCTCAGCTTTATTAAATATTGCAGTAGCATATACACTGCCAACCAAAACAACAGTAGAATTTGTTTATGAGAAAAACTATTGGAGTTCATATAGTGAACTAGATTTTAATTATGGAGCGAGTGTAAATCCTGTTACAGATTATGTATTTGGAGCATCAATAACAAAAAATTGGAAAGATACAACTGTTTACCGATTAGGGGTTACTCAGGATTTGGATAAACTCACTCTTATGGCGGGTGTTGTGATTGATGAAACACCTATACCAGATAATACGCTAAGTTTCGAGTCGCCTGATTCTGATTCTATCTCAGTATCATTCGGTGGGCGTTACCAAATAGATGAAAAGATGAATATAGGGTTAGCAGCTCTTTATTCAATGAAAGATGATAGAGACATAGCAAGTGGTGAATTGACAGACTCAAATGTATTGATAATCTCTGCTGGTTTAGAATATAAATTTTAA